DNA from Paludisphaera mucosa:
GGCGAGGCGCAGGGGAGCCTCGGCCGTTACGGCCATTGCGACCTCGTCTGGAGCCGCAACGCCCCCCACGAGGTCTTTCCCGCCATCATCCGGTGGCTCGACGCCCGCCAGCCCGGTCCGCCGCCGAGCCCGCAGGTCGAGGCCACCCCCCAGGCCTCGGTCGACGTCCGCTCAAGCCTGCCGGAGTAGCTCGTCGATGCAGAACTGCGACCAGGTCTCGAAATCGCCGCGCGCCGCCGAAAGCTCCGCGATCGGCGTGAAGCCGCAGTCGGCGAGGCCCAGCTCGCGAGCCGTGACGAGCGGCCGATCCAGGTCATAGATGTGGACGACGCCCAGGTGGACCGAGCCCACGGGCGTCGAGTCGTCGTTGATCAGGCCCGCGAGCCGGAGGACGCCCGGGCCCTGGATGTCGACCTCCTCGGCCAGCTCGCGACGCATGGCCGTGTCGTACGCCTCGAAGCCGCAACGGCCCTCGGCGTCGGCCTCGTCGACGTGCCCGCCCACGCCCAGCGAGCGCTTACGGTGCAGGCGAGCCTCGCCCTGCGAGCCGCCGCGGGTGTAGCAGAAGACCTCGTCGCCGGCGCGAAGGACGACGTAGGGGATGATCTGCTTGAGGCTCGGGTCGTCCTCGACCTCCGAGCGCGGCCGGAACGCGGTGTTCTCGGGGCGGAGCAGGGCGGCGAGATATCGATCGCCATCGACGTGGAAGCCCTGGAATCGCCCCAGGCGATCGAACTCGGCGGCGGGGACGACCAGGACGCGTTCGTTCGAAGACGCACTCACGGCGGGAGCCTCGCGATCGGGACGGTCGGGTACGCGATCCGAGGGTAATCTATCATCTTCCGCCGAGAGTGCGGTCGGCCGCCGCCGATCGTCAATGCCGGAAGAGGAACTCCTTGGAGTTGATCAGGACCCAGGCCAGGTCCTCGACGGCCGGGCGGAGGTCCTTGGCGCCCTTCAGGTGCTTGACGGCCGCCTCCATCTCGGCGGGCGTCGGCGTCCGGCTGAAGGCGATCATGTAGAGGTCCTCGGTGATCGCCTCGGGGGGCTTGCCGCTCTTGGCCAGGCCGGCGATCCGGCCGGCGTCGCTGCGGAGCTTGTTGTTGACCGTCGCCCCGCCGATGAGCTGCAGCGCCTGCGAGAGGTTCGAGTCGCTCTCGCGCTCGCATTCGCAGGCCAG
Protein-coding regions in this window:
- a CDS encoding phosphoesterase translates to MSASSNERVLVVPAAEFDRLGRFQGFHVDGDRYLAALLRPENTAFRPRSEVEDDPSLKQIIPYVVLRAGDEVFCYTRGGSQGEARLHRKRSLGVGGHVDEADAEGRCGFEAYDTAMRRELAEEVDIQGPGVLRLAGLINDDSTPVGSVHLGVVHIYDLDRPLVTARELGLADCGFTPIAELSAARGDFETWSQFCIDELLRQA